From a region of the Streptomyces tirandamycinicus genome:
- a CDS encoding DUF397 domain-containing protein, which yields MTDRIIPNAAASSGWRKSSHSSGDGGSCVEVLDGHPAGVPVRDSKQPHGPAIVFEASIWSRFVATLKDA from the coding sequence ATGACTGACCGCATCATCCCGAACGCGGCTGCATCGAGTGGCTGGCGCAAGTCGTCCCACAGCAGTGGGGACGGCGGGAGCTGCGTCGAGGTCTTGGACGGCCACCCCGCCGGCGTCCCCGTCCGCGACTCCAAGCAACCGCACGGCCCCGCAATCGTGTTCGAGGCCTCCATCTGGTCGCGCTTCGTCGCGACCCTCAAGGACGCCTGA
- a CDS encoding Imm32 family immunity protein, with protein sequence MEQVIVTPDYQPDEGLRFSWDEGFEITVSVTRSEVLIKANRAGLTSLARHLLTLAQDGVSNGMHVHLTADQEIESEIDLILERMAD encoded by the coding sequence ATGGAGCAAGTGATTGTCACCCCCGATTACCAGCCTGATGAAGGGCTGCGCTTCTCTTGGGATGAGGGGTTCGAGATCACGGTCTCTGTGACTCGATCGGAAGTGCTCATTAAGGCCAACCGTGCGGGGCTGACTTCATTGGCGCGACACCTTCTTACGCTTGCGCAGGACGGCGTGAGTAATGGGATGCATGTCCACCTTACCGCTGACCAAGAGATCGAATCCGAGATCGATCTCATCCTGGAACGGATGGCAGACTGA
- a CDS encoding polymorphic toxin-type HINT domain-containing protein: protein MSSRIGRGVRRGVCGVVLPVVMGAGLLGATPAYAQEERLEGSFGRYLAVHYWQTGGAGIREAAERALLGSDDDVRKFLDEAPAIEYDDDYVDASRIYNVGGVAVREATKKALKGTPEELQAFLRSGWQKPLEEDREVEASRVINFGGVGVREAGKAALKAGPEAVKEFLESGQYKERETDNEVEVSKLINFGGPNMKAAGKAALKGTPEDIAEFLAVGQFVARNRDQEHATIEQLTEQAEQAGLQAEAATKKSEEASARAIAASELAKEAAAKAARETEAARKDSVRAAYKAKQAAASARAAAAAAQTAIGAANAANRAARIAALAAAQTANAAAAAANAANNAYNSAIAAAGNASQADTAKKNAIAARKAAALARTAAAAVDQAAKASAAAGVAAAASRSAGANANAAADSAEEANRHAEAAGVHSAEARNAAAEARRHANAANRAANNATALAQRAAQQAYAARDAANSAAGHAEKAADAADLAAKYAGQSASAAADSRKWAEAAKTAADTATTAVSTAKQVHQVALDVETEELASRGEAALERARTEKAQNDQLVSATQSVIDQARALDGRAEVLAVEAATPDADVTATAAKGRKLALDALELRGPWHQQAAADALRGTDTDVLEYLRSGWGNAAAEETRDRVLQLSMDSPYPSVREGAAAALKGTAEQIADFYADGQYTVAETDLAVAVSKVNNFGGISVKDASKIALKDGSGKALAAFMEVGQYTARVTDEEVIASKLVNGGGEEVKAAAKAALAGPPGKLHEFIAVGQYTAARKDDLTATHRAQIGRLLAEGEIIAANAQANRWRAAEAAAKANKAATEAATAAGEAKKSVAAANGYAAAAKKSADAAAVSADQARKSATTARNAADAANRDADAAEASAAQAAFSAAYARQSAREASTSAENARYSAIAAGKSQAEAAAAASQAWTDVKRKREAEIAEAKRKAEEARKAEEARKKKEPGACGYTMVAGYAHPNPCEESDAFGLDDLVWELVGGADIEKCVKNPSWGDCAMAVVAVTPAGKLKIIKKGVDAVEDAATGTRRGKEVIACVREAAGDSFPAGTRVLMGDGTTRPIEQIKVGDQVVATDPGTGTTGPRRVDATIYTPDDRDFTSITLDQANGGGSLTATGHHPFWAENDQKWKNAANLTPEDTLRTPDGGAARINSVRHWTGLAPAYNLTVNDLHTYYVLAEQTPVLVHNSNCPWTSVRKYDGDGHPVDGTRIPTNDALDSAQKWLGSGYKETVPGSGRYVSRDGTRVARMGESDITGQHGGGPHMNFERLAPNPKKPGKMMVVENRHIYLE, encoded by the coding sequence ATGTCATCTCGCATAGGGAGAGGAGTACGCAGGGGCGTCTGCGGCGTCGTCCTCCCCGTGGTGATGGGTGCGGGCTTGCTGGGGGCCACCCCGGCGTACGCGCAGGAGGAACGGCTTGAGGGCTCGTTCGGCCGGTACCTGGCTGTTCATTACTGGCAGACGGGCGGGGCGGGGATCCGGGAGGCGGCGGAGCGGGCGCTGCTTGGTTCGGACGACGACGTTCGGAAGTTCCTGGACGAGGCGCCCGCGATCGAGTACGACGACGACTATGTCGACGCGAGCCGGATCTACAACGTCGGCGGCGTGGCCGTACGCGAGGCCACGAAGAAGGCGCTGAAGGGCACCCCGGAGGAGTTGCAGGCGTTTCTGCGCAGTGGCTGGCAGAAGCCCTTGGAGGAGGACCGGGAGGTCGAGGCGTCCCGTGTCATCAACTTCGGCGGCGTCGGCGTAAGGGAAGCGGGCAAGGCCGCGCTGAAAGCCGGGCCCGAGGCGGTCAAGGAATTCCTCGAGTCCGGTCAGTACAAGGAGCGGGAGACCGACAACGAGGTCGAGGTCTCCAAACTGATCAACTTCGGTGGCCCGAACATGAAGGCCGCCGGAAAGGCGGCGCTGAAGGGCACGCCGGAGGACATCGCCGAGTTCCTGGCCGTCGGGCAGTTCGTCGCCCGCAACCGCGACCAGGAACACGCCACCATCGAGCAGCTCACCGAGCAGGCCGAGCAGGCAGGGCTGCAGGCGGAGGCCGCCACGAAGAAGTCCGAGGAGGCGTCCGCTCGCGCGATCGCCGCTTCGGAGCTGGCCAAGGAGGCCGCGGCGAAGGCCGCCCGGGAGACCGAGGCGGCGCGCAAGGACTCCGTCCGTGCGGCCTACAAGGCCAAGCAGGCCGCCGCATCAGCACGCGCCGCCGCCGCTGCCGCCCAGACGGCGATCGGCGCGGCCAACGCCGCAAACCGGGCCGCCCGGATCGCCGCGCTCGCCGCGGCGCAGACCGCGAACGCCGCCGCAGCAGCAGCGAACGCGGCCAACAACGCCTACAACTCGGCGATCGCCGCGGCCGGCAACGCGAGCCAGGCCGACACGGCCAAGAAGAATGCGATCGCCGCCCGCAAGGCCGCCGCGCTGGCCCGCACCGCGGCTGCCGCCGTCGATCAGGCGGCCAAGGCATCCGCCGCCGCCGGTGTCGCCGCGGCAGCCTCCCGCAGCGCGGGCGCGAACGCGAACGCCGCCGCCGACTCCGCCGAGGAAGCCAACCGGCATGCCGAGGCCGCCGGTGTCCACTCCGCAGAGGCCCGCAACGCCGCCGCCGAAGCGCGCCGCCACGCCAACGCCGCCAACCGGGCCGCCAACAACGCCACCGCGCTAGCCCAGCGCGCTGCCCAGCAGGCATATGCGGCCCGCGACGCGGCGAACTCCGCCGCCGGACACGCCGAGAAGGCCGCCGACGCCGCCGACCTCGCAGCGAAGTACGCAGGGCAGAGCGCGTCCGCCGCGGCGGACTCCCGCAAGTGGGCCGAGGCTGCGAAGACCGCCGCAGACACGGCCACCACCGCGGTCAGTACCGCCAAGCAGGTCCACCAGGTCGCCCTGGACGTCGAGACCGAGGAACTCGCCTCCCGCGGCGAAGCCGCTCTGGAGCGAGCCCGCACCGAGAAGGCTCAGAACGACCAACTGGTCTCCGCCACCCAGAGTGTCATCGACCAGGCACGCGCCCTGGACGGCAGGGCGGAGGTTCTCGCCGTCGAGGCGGCCACGCCGGACGCCGATGTCACGGCCACCGCGGCCAAGGGCCGCAAGCTCGCCCTGGACGCCCTCGAACTCCGCGGCCCCTGGCACCAGCAAGCCGCCGCCGACGCGCTGAGGGGTACGGACACAGATGTTCTGGAGTACCTGCGCAGCGGCTGGGGGAACGCCGCCGCCGAGGAGACGCGTGACAGGGTCCTCCAGCTGAGCATGGACAGTCCCTACCCGTCGGTGCGGGAGGGTGCCGCGGCAGCGCTCAAGGGCACCGCGGAGCAGATCGCCGACTTCTACGCCGACGGCCAGTACACCGTCGCCGAGACCGACCTCGCCGTCGCCGTGTCCAAGGTCAACAACTTCGGCGGGATCAGTGTCAAGGACGCGTCCAAGATCGCCCTGAAGGACGGCAGTGGCAAGGCCCTGGCCGCCTTCATGGAAGTCGGCCAGTACACCGCCCGCGTGACCGATGAAGAGGTCATCGCCTCCAAGCTCGTGAACGGCGGAGGCGAAGAGGTCAAGGCGGCGGCCAAGGCGGCCTTGGCAGGCCCCCCGGGCAAGCTCCACGAGTTCATAGCCGTCGGCCAGTACACCGCCGCCCGCAAGGACGACCTCACCGCCACCCACCGCGCCCAGATCGGACGCCTCCTCGCCGAAGGCGAGATCATCGCCGCCAACGCCCAGGCCAACCGCTGGCGCGCCGCCGAGGCCGCTGCCAAGGCCAACAAGGCCGCCACCGAGGCGGCCACCGCCGCCGGCGAAGCCAAGAAGTCCGTTGCTGCGGCCAATGGCTACGCCGCCGCGGCCAAGAAGTCCGCCGACGCCGCCGCGGTCAGCGCCGACCAGGCACGCAAGTCCGCCACCACCGCACGCAACGCCGCCGACGCCGCCAACCGCGACGCCGACGCCGCCGAAGCCTCCGCCGCACAAGCAGCCTTCTCCGCCGCATACGCCCGCCAATCCGCCAGAGAAGCCAGCACATCAGCAGAGAACGCCCGCTACTCCGCGATCGCAGCCGGCAAGAGCCAGGCGGAAGCTGCTGCTGCCGCGAGCCAGGCATGGACGGACGTCAAGCGCAAGCGTGAGGCGGAAATCGCCGAAGCCAAGCGCAAGGCCGAAGAAGCCCGGAAGGCCGAGGAAGCCCGGAAGAAGAAGGAACCCGGAGCCTGCGGATACACCATGGTCGCGGGCTACGCCCACCCCAACCCCTGCGAGGAAAGCGACGCCTTCGGCCTCGACGACCTCGTATGGGAACTCGTGGGCGGCGCCGACATCGAGAAGTGCGTCAAGAACCCCTCCTGGGGCGACTGCGCCATGGCAGTCGTCGCCGTCACCCCCGCCGGCAAGCTCAAGATCATCAAGAAGGGTGTTGACGCCGTCGAGGACGCCGCCACGGGAACCCGCCGGGGCAAGGAAGTGATCGCGTGCGTCCGTGAGGCTGCCGGGGACAGCTTCCCAGCCGGAACCCGAGTCCTCATGGGCGACGGCACCACCCGCCCGATCGAGCAGATCAAGGTCGGCGATCAGGTCGTTGCCACCGACCCCGGAACAGGGACGACCGGCCCGCGCCGCGTCGACGCGACGATCTACACCCCCGACGATCGCGACTTCACCAGCATCACCCTCGACCAGGCCAACGGTGGCGGCTCCCTCACGGCGACCGGCCACCACCCCTTCTGGGCCGAAAACGACCAGAAATGGAAGAACGCCGCCAACCTCACCCCCGAGGACACCCTCCGCACCCCCGATGGCGGCGCGGCACGGATCAACTCTGTCCGGCACTGGACCGGGCTCGCCCCCGCCTACAACCTCACCGTCAACGACCTCCACACGTACTATGTGCTGGCGGAGCAGACGCCCGTCCTCGTTCACAACTCAAATTGTCCGTGGACCTCGGTGCGTAAGTACGACGGCGATGGCCACCCGGTGGACGGAACCCGCATACCGACGAACGATGCGCTCGATTCGGCACAGAAGTGGCTTGGTTCTGGATACAAGGAGACCGTTCCGGGTAGCGGGCGGTACGTTTCGAGGGACGGTACACGTGTTGCAAGAATGGGTGAATCAGATATCACTGGGCAACATGGCGGCGGCCCGCACATGAATTTTGAGCGACTCGCCCCCAACCCGAAGAAGCCTGGAAAAATGATGGTAGTCGAGAATCGACACATCTATCTCGAGTAG